A region from the Mya arenaria isolate MELC-2E11 chromosome 2, ASM2691426v1 genome encodes:
- the LOC128203489 gene encoding uncharacterized protein LOC128203489 — MRTAVLFLALMPFVFSAHVVQDRFIESLLGGYDIIDLAKQLLAQFGTDETEAQCEHNFCPELVNKIDGHNQLITGLVCAAVCKEAQVLAHNFVTTAAPLGGK; from the exons ATGAGGACGGCTGTATTGTTTCTGGCTTTGATGCCATTTGTGTTCTCGGCTCATGTTGTGCAGGACAGATTCATTGAATCTCTACTCGGCGGATACGATA TCATAGATTTGGCTAAGCAGCTTCTTGCTCAGTTCGGTACAGACGAAACCGAGGCGCAATGTGAGCACAATTTTTGCCCTGAACTCGTCAACAAAATTGACGGACACAACCAACTCATCACAGGCCTGGTGTGTGCTGCTGTTTGCAAAGA GGCTCAAGTTCTTGCACATAACTTCGTTACAACCGCTGCACCACTTGGAGGGAAATAG